A window of the Desulfotignum phosphitoxidans DSM 13687 genome harbors these coding sequences:
- a CDS encoding ABC transporter ATP-binding protein — protein MSDAIISIKNLGKKYTLSHKHGGNYVALRDVITEKIKGIGQGILRPSAKRHQSKSEEEFWALKDVSLDIKKGEVLGIIGRNGAGKSTLLKILSRITEPTTGRIHIKGRVASLLEVGTGFHPELTGRENIFLNGSILGMGRSEIKKKFDEIVEFAEIEKFLDTPVKRYSSGMYVRLAFAVAAHLDSDILLIDEVLAVGDVAFQKKCLGKVRDVGKDGRTVLYVSHNLRSVRNLCSRSIYLKIGKISHNGLTSTVVNEYERDNLLDNGISNITIRENEEIKHTSFCIKKIEIMNVEGDNTNLFKYNDIMVMDVTLMGEPDTSHYSFEYRIYGTVGTAERIKSLITVAASGPFHNIYFHKKVKKIRIKLGPLTLSSGDYSISTSIMTGNVRQDTWEDCCSFNITDCQAYVKNNEVSLAGCILQHSFSIL, from the coding sequence ATGTCTGACGCTATCATTAGTATTAAGAATCTTGGGAAAAAATATACCCTCAGTCACAAGCATGGAGGCAACTATGTGGCGTTAAGAGATGTCATTACCGAAAAAATAAAAGGCATCGGTCAAGGAATACTGAGACCTTCGGCAAAAAGACATCAATCAAAATCCGAAGAGGAATTTTGGGCATTAAAGGACGTTTCTTTGGATATAAAAAAGGGTGAAGTGCTAGGCATTATCGGCCGTAATGGTGCCGGTAAATCAACACTTCTTAAAATTCTTTCCCGCATTACAGAACCTACAACCGGCCGCATTCATATCAAAGGACGGGTTGCCAGCCTTCTGGAAGTTGGAACGGGATTTCATCCTGAGTTGACCGGGAGGGAAAATATTTTCCTGAACGGTTCTATATTGGGAATGGGCAGATCGGAAATCAAAAAGAAATTTGATGAGATTGTTGAATTCGCAGAGATTGAAAAATTTTTGGATACGCCAGTAAAAAGGTATTCTAGCGGTATGTATGTGAGACTGGCATTTGCCGTGGCAGCACATCTGGATTCCGATATTCTACTAATTGATGAAGTTTTGGCGGTTGGAGATGTCGCTTTTCAAAAAAAATGCCTTGGAAAAGTTAGAGATGTTGGGAAAGATGGGAGAACTGTGCTGTATGTTAGTCATAATTTGAGAAGTGTTCGAAACCTTTGCTCTCGTAGTATTTATTTAAAAATTGGCAAAATTAGCCATAATGGTTTGACTTCTACTGTTGTTAACGAATATGAACGTGACAACCTTCTTGATAATGGAATATCAAATATTACCATACGAGAAAATGAAGAAATAAAACATACCTCGTTTTGTATTAAAAAAATTGAAATAATGAATGTGGAGGGAGACAACACCAATTTATTTAAATATAATGATATTATGGTTATGGATGTCACTTTAATGGGTGAGCCCGATACCAGCCATTACAGTTTTGAGTATCGCATATATGGAACTGTTGGGACAGCTGAAAGAATTAAAAGTTTGATAACAGTAGCCGCTTCCGGCCCGTTTCATAATATATATTTTCATAAAAAAGTTAAGAAAATAAGAATAAAGCTTGGGCCTCTTACATTATCAAGTGGTGACTATTCAATATCCACGAGTATTATGACAGGTAATGTCAGGCAGGATACATGGGAAGATTGTTGTTCTTTTAATATTACTGATTGTCAGGCATATGTAAAAAACAATGAAGTGTCATTAGCTGGTTGTATACTACAACACTCCTTTTCGATATTGTAA